The nucleotide window CTCCTGAATCTGCCATCATAAAAATACTATTAAAAGATATTTGATTTTCTATTTTTCCATTTTTATTTAGCACTGGTTCAGTTGATAAATTTTTCATCATAGCTGTTGCAACTCTTTCATTTGCTGCTGCCCAAATATCAATCACTTTATTATAACGTTCACCAGCAGTAACTAAACCAGACTGGAATTGTTCTTGTATTTCAATAACTTCTGTTTCAGCTTCATGAATTATTGATGATTTTTTTAATGGAATTACCATATCATCAATACCTACTGATGCTCCAGATCTTGCAGCGTACGAAAAACCAGTATACATAATTTGGTCAGCAAATTTCACTGTAGGTTTTAATCCTAAAATTCGATAACAAGTATTTAGCATTTTTGAAATAGTTTTTTTAATAAGTACTTGATTAACAATAGAAAAAGGTAGTCCTTGAGGTACTATCATCCATAAAAGAGAACGTCCAATAGTGGTTTGAATTAATTTTTTTGTGGGAATCATTTTTTTATTTTTATTTTTTTTATATTCAGTAATTAACACTTTTACTATTGAATGTAATTCTGTATATCCAGTTCTATATGATTTCTCAGCTTCTTCTGGACTACTTAAGACCATTCCTTCTCCTTTTCCATTGATTTTTTCTCTAGTCATGTAATACAAACCTAAAACAACATCTTGAGAAGGAACAATAATAGGTTCACCATTAGCAGGTGATAAAATATTATTTGTAGACATCATTAAAGCTCTAGCTTCTAATTGAGCTTCTAAAGTCAAAGGAACATGAACAGCCATTTGATCACCATCAAAATCAGCATTATAAGCTGCACAAACTAAAGGATGTAATTGAATTGCTTTTCCTTCAATTAATACTGGTTCAAAAGCTTGTATTCCTAACCGATGTAAAGTAGGGGCTCGATTTAATAAAACAGGATGTTCACGAATAACTTCATCAAGCACATCCCATACTACGGATTCCTCTCTTTCAACCATTTTTTTTGCTGATTTTATTGTAGTAGCTAATCCTCGAACTTCTAATTTACCATAAATAAAAGGTTTAAATAATTCTAATGCCATTTTTTTAGGTAATCCACATTGATGTAAATGTAAATATGGTCCAACTGTAATAACAGATCTTCCTGAATAATCAACTCTCTTTCCTAAAAGATTTTGTCTAAATCTACCTTGTTTTCCTTTTATCATATCAGCTAAAGATTTCAGTGGTCTTTTATTAGATCCAGTTATAGCTCGACCTCTTCTACCGTTATCTAGTAATGCATCTACTGATTCTTGCAACATTCTTTTTTCATTACGAACAATAATGTCGGGAGCTGATAAATCTAATAATCTTTTTAATCTATTATTTCTATTTATTACTCTTCTGTATAAATCATTTAAATCAGAAGTTGCAAACCTTCCTCCATCTAATGGTACTAATGGTCTTAGATCTGGTGGTAATACTGGTAATACCGTTAAAATCATCCATTCAGGTTTATTATTTGATTGAATGAATGATTCAACTAATTTAATTCTTTTAGTAATTTTTTTTCTTTTAGTTTCAGAATTAGTATTGCCTAATTCATTTCGAAGAATTTGACATTCTTGTTTTAAATTTAAATTTTTTAACAAATATTGAATAGCTTCAGCACCTATTTTTGCATCAAATTCATCTCCAAATTCTTCTAATGCATTTAAATATTGTTCCTCTGTTAAAATTTGATTTTTATCTAAGTTTGTCATACCTCCTTCAACTATGACATATGATTCAAAATATAATACTCTTTCAATATCTCTTAACGGCATATCTAATAATAATCCAATTCTGGAAGGTAAAGATTTTAAAAACCAAATATGTGCTGTAGGAGAAGCTAATTCAATATGTCCCATTCTATCTCTTCGAACTTTACTTTGAGTAACTTCTACTCCACATTTTTCACAAATAACTCCACGATGCTTAAGTCGTTTATATTTTCCACATAAACATTCATAATCTTTAATTGGTCCAAAAATTCTTGAACAAAATAATCCATCTCTTTCCGGCTTGAAAGTACGATAATTAATAGTTTCTGGCTTTTTAACCTCTCCAAAAGACCAAGATCTAATCATATCTGGTGATGCAAGTTCAATTTTAATTGCATCAAATTCTTCTTTTTTAGTTTGTGATTTTAAAAATTTAAGTAAATCTTTCACGAATTAGTTCCCATTGCAGTGAAACGAAACAAGGAATCCAATTTTTTTTAATTGGATTCCTTGTGATAACATGAATTTAATTACTTATTCGTCTTCTAATTCAATATTGATACCCAGAGATCGTATTTCTTTTAATAATACATTAAACGATTCAGGCATTCCAGGTTCCATTTGATGATTACCATCAACAATATTTTTATACATTTTTGTTCTACCATTGACATCATCTGATTTAACAGTAAGCATTTCTTGTAACGTATATGAAGCACCATATGCTTCTAAGGCCCATACTTCCATTTCCCCAAATCTTTGACCACCAAATTGGGCTTTTCCACCTAATGGTTGTTGAGTAATTAAACTATAAGAACCAGTAGATCTAGCATGCATTTTATCATCTACTAAATGATTTAATTTTAACATGTACATATAACCAACTGTTACAGGACGTTCAAATTGTTCTCCAGTTCGTCCATCGAAAAGTATGATTTGGCCAGAACTAGGTAAATCTGCTAGTTTTAATAATTGTTTAATTTCATTTTCTTCAGCTCCATCAAAAACAGGTGTTGAAATAGGCATTCCATGTCTTAAATTTTTAGCTAAACAAGAAATCTCAGCATCTGAAAAACTAGATAAATTAACTTTTTGACGAATATTATTTCCAATATCATATGCTTTTTGCATAAATTGACGTAATTCTAATATTGTTTTATGATTATTAATCATATTATTAATTTTATCACCAATGCCTTTAGCAGCCATTCCTAAATGTGTTTCTAATATTTGACCAATATTCATCCTAGAAGGCACTCCTAATGGATTCAATACAATATCTATAGGTTCACCATTTTTATCATAAGGCATATCTTCAACAGGATTAATTTTAGAAATAACCCCTTTATTTCCATGTCTTCCAGCAATTTTATCACCTGGTTGAATTTGACGTTTGACAGCTAAATAAACTTTTACTATTTTTAATACTCCTGGAGCAAGATCATTTCCTTGAGTAATTTTTCTTTTTTTATCTTCTAGTTTTTTTTCAAAAATAATTTTTAATTCTTTATATTTAGAAATTAATGTTTTAAAAATATTATGATTTTTTTTATCATTTAAATTTATTGAGATCCATTTTTCTTTTGGAATAGACAGCAATTTTTCTTTTTCAATACCTGATTCTAATAATAATGATTTTATACGAAGAAATATTTCAGATTCAAAAATTTTTAGTTCTTCTTTTAAATCTTTTTTAACTTGTTTCAGTTGCATCTCTTCAATTTCTACAGCTCTTTTGTCTTTTTTAACGCCTTCTCGTATAAAAATTTGTATATCAATAACAGTTCCTGATACTCCATTAGGTACTCTCAGCGAAGAATCTTTAACATCTGAAGCTTTTTCTCCAAAAATCGCTCTTAGTAATTTTTCTTCTGGTGTTAACTGAGTTTCTCCTTTAGGTGTAACTTTTCCTACTAAAATATCACCGCCTTTTACTTCTGCACCAATATATACAACACCTGATTCATCTAACTTTGATAAAGCTGTTTCACCAATATTTGGTATGTCTGCAGTTACTTCTTCAGGTCCTAATTTTGTATCTCTAGAAATACAAGATAATTCTTGAATATGTATAGTTGTAAATCTATCTTTTTGTACTATTTTTTCTGAAATTAATATAGAATCTTCAAAATTATATCCATTCCAAGGCATAAATGCCACTCTCATGTTTTGACCTAAGGATAATTCTCCTAAGTCTGTAGAGGGTCCATCAGCTAAAACATCTCCAATTTTTATAAATTCGTTTGTTTTTACACAAGGTTTTTGATTGATACAAGTATTTTGATTAGAACGTGTATATTTGGTTAAATTATAAATATCAATACCAGCTTCTCCTGGATGACATTCTTTCTCATTTACTTGTATAATAATCCTTGATGAATCTATATATTTAACTATTCCTCCTCTTTTTGCTACAGCTGTTACACCTGAATCAACAGCAACAGCTCTTTCCATTCCTGTTCCTACTAATGGTTTTTCTGATATTAATGTAGGAACAGCTTGTCTTTGCATATTTGCTCCCATTAAAGCTCTATTTGCATCATCATGTTCTAAAAATGGTATTAATGAGGCTCCTACAGAAACAATTTGTTGATTAGATACGTCCATAAATTGAACTTGATTTCGATTGAATAGACTTGATTCCCCTTTATTTCTACATGTAACTAATTCATCAATAAATTCTCCATTTGATTTAAGATTTGTATTGGCTTGTGCTATTATATAATTTCCTTCTTCAATAGCTGAAAGATATTGAATTTTATTAGTTACAATATTATTTAAAACTTTTCGATAAGGAGTTTCTAAAAATCCATATTCATTGGTTTGTGCATATACTGAAAGAGAGTTAATTAAACCTATATTAGGACCTTCAGGAGTTTCGATCGGACAAACTCGACCATAGTGAGTAGGGTGGACATCTCTTACTTCAAATCCTGCACGTTCTCTAGTTAAACCACCGACTCCTAATGCAGAAATTCTTCTTTTGTGAGTTATTTCTGATAATGGATTATTTTGATCCATAAATTGAGATAATTGACTTGATCCAAAAAATTCTTTAATAGCAGCAGAAATTGGTTTTGCATTGATTATATCTTGAGGCATTACAGTATCTAAATCTCCTAAAGATAATCTTTCTTTAACAGATCGTTCAACTCTAATTAATCCAATACGAAATTGATTTTCAGTCATTTCACCTACTGAACGTATTCTTCTATTCCCTAAATGATCAATATCATCTACTTCTCCTTTTCCATTTCTGATATTAATTAATTTTTTAATTACATCAACAATGTCTGTTTTATTTAAAACACCTATTCCATCAATATTATTTCTAGATAAGGATCGATTAAATTTCATTCTTCCTACAGCAGATAATTCATATTTTTCTTCAGAAAAAAATAAATTTTGAAATAAATATTCTGCTGCTTCTTTTGTAGGAGGTTCACCAGGTCTCATCATACGATAAATTTCTACTAATGCACTTAATTGATCTTTGCTATGGTCAATTCTTAAAGTTTCTGAAATATAAGGTCCATGATCTAAATCATTAGTAAAAATAGTTTCAATAGTATTATAACCAGATTGAATTATTTTTTCTATATTTTCTAAAGATAAGATTGAATTTGCTGATATAATTGTTTCTTTAGTATTTAAATTAATATATTCTTTTGATACGACTCTTCCAGTAAGATATTCTATTGGTACAATAATTTTATTAATATTATTTTTTTTTAGTTCTCTTATATGTTGAGCGGTAATACGACGTCCTTTTTCAATATAAATTTTAGAATCAAATACAATATTAAAAGATGCAGTATCACCTCTTAATCTTTCTGGAATTAATTGCATTTCAATAACATTACTATTAATTATTTTATATTTTGTTTTTTCAAAAAAAATATTTAAAATTTCTTCAGTATTATAATTTAAAGCTCTTAAAATTATACTAACGGGTAATTTTCTTCTTCGGTCAATTCGAACAAATAAATGATCTTTAGGATCGAATTCAAAATCTAACCATGATCCTCTGTATGGAATAATTCTAGCATTATATAAAACTTTTCCAGAAGAATGTGTTTTTCCTTTATCACTATCAAAAAAAACACCAGGACTTCGATGTAACTGAGAGACAACAACTCTTTCTGTTCCATTAATAATAAATGTTCCGTTGTTTGTCATTAATGGGATTTCACCCATATATACTTCTTGCTCTTTGATATCTTTTACAGTTAAATCAAAAGTATCTTTTTCATAAATTATCAGACGTAGCTTGACTCTTAATGAAGAAGAAAAAGTAATACCTCTGATTTGACATTCTTTAACATTAAAAATTGTATTACTTAAACGATAACTCACATATTGTAATTCAGCATTTCCACTATAACTTTTAATAGGAAATATGGAACGAAATGCAGATTCTAATCCAGATTGATTACAACCGTTTTTTTGAATAAATTTTTTGAATGAATCAAGTTGAATAGATAGTAGATATGGTATATTTAATACTTTTGGACGTTTTCCAAAATCTTTTCGAATTCTTTTTTTTTCGGTATAAGAGTAAACCATGGGGTTCCTCAATGAGCCTGATAAGTTGAAAAATTATTACCATAAAATAAAAATAATAAATGAATAAAAATATTTATTTTTTAATGTTATTCAATGAAATATTTTTCAATCAATTAAATTAATTAATATATATATAAATTTTGATTAATTTAATAGAATCAATACTAAAATAAATTTTAAATATTTTTATTTTAGTATTGATTGGTAATTCAATTATTACCATTCAATACTAAAATTAACATGATGATAGTATGATAAATTTTATTTTTATTGTATTTCTACTTCAGCACCTGCTGTTTCTAAAATTTTTTTTAAATTATCAGCATCTTCTTTACTAATATTTTCTTTTATTATCGTTGGTGCAGATTCTACTAAATCTTTAGATTCTTTTAAACCTAAACCAGTAGCACTTCTTACTGCTTTGATAATAGATACTTTATTACTACCAATAGATTTTAAAAATACATTAAATTCAGTTTTTTCTTCTTTTTCTATTGTATTATTAGATTGTGTATTGATAGATAAATTAGCAGATACTCCAAATTTTTTTTCCATTTCTGAAACAAGTTCAATAACATTCATGACCGACATATTAGATATAGCTTCAATTATTTGTTCTTTTGTAATTAACATAAAATTATTCCTAACAAAAATCAAAAATATTTATATCTGATTTAATTTATTTTTAAAATGATTTTAAATTATTTTTTTTATCAGATAAATTGGATAAAACGCGTATCATTTTTCCAGCAGCAGATTCTTTTATAATAAATAGTAAATGCATAATAGATTCTTTATATGTTGGCATATTTGCTAATTGATCAATTTGTGCATCCGTTAGTATTTTTTTTTCAAACACAGCATTAGTAATTTTAAATTTAATATTTTTTTTAGAAAAATCTTTAAATAATCTAATTGCACTTCCAGGATGGTCTAAAGAATAACCAATAAATGAAGGTCCTGTTAAAAATTTTTGCAAACATTCAAAATTAGTTTTTTTAATGGCTAAATTCAATAAAGTATTTTGTACTATACTAATTTTCACTCCAATTTTTCTTGCATCTTTTCTGAGTTCTGTAATTTGGTTTGCTTTAATTCCTCTAGAATCAGCAATAACAGCAGATAGTGCTATATTGGCTATTTTATGTATTTTTAAAACGATTTTTTTTTTTTCTTGAAGGTTTAATGCCATATTCCTGCTCCTAGATTCTAGAAATAATTAAGATGTTACTTGAAATAATAAGTTCTAAAAATTCGGTGCTATACTGTCACTATATATTATATTATAAATGAATTTATATTATAAATTAATTATATTAACATTGAATATTATTTTTTTATTTAAAATTATTTTAAACGTAAAAATTATTATAAAATCAAAAATATTAAAATTATATAATTATAAATTCTTCATTGATATTATCACTATAATATTTTTATTTTTTAAATTTAACAATATTATTTAATTAATTATATATGGATCAATAATAATTGATACACCCATTGTTGTAGATAAAATTATTTTTTTAATAAATAATCCTTTTGATTGATTAGGCTTTAATTTTTTTAATTTTTCTAAAAATGTAATAAAATTATTTTTTAGATTTTGAGCTGTAAAATTAATTTTTCCAATGGTTGTATGTAATATTCCATATTTATCATTCCGAAATCGTATTTGTCCTGATTTAGCATTATTAATTGCATTTTTCAGATCTTCAGTAATAGTACCTAACTTTAAATTAGGCATTAATCCTCTAGGACCTAAAATTGAACCTATTTTGCTAACTGTTGTAATTGCGTCTGGAGACGCAATTACAACATCAAAATTTATTCCATTTTTTTTGATTTGTTCACATAAATCGTTCATTCCGATGAAATCAGCTCCTGCTTTTTTTGCTATTTTTATATTATCACCTTGTGTAAAAACAGCTACTCGTATTAAACGACCTATACCATGCGGTAATACAATTGAACCCCTGACATTTTGATCTGTTTTTTTAGGATCAATTCCTAAATTTACAGCTATATCTACACTTTCAATAAATTTTACTGAAGGAATTTCTTTAAGTATTTTAATTCCATCATCAATATTATATTTTTTTTTAATATTGATTATTTTGTGAATAAGTTGCATTCTTTTAGTAGGTTTTTTCATAACTTATTCTCGTATTGTTAATCCCATTGATTTAGCAGTTCCTAAAATTGATTTACTTATTTTTTCAATATTTGAACCAGTCATATCAGATGCTTTAATTTTTGCTATATCTTGAATTTGTTGATTAGTGATTGAACCAACAATTTCTTGGTTTGGTTTTTTTGATCCTGATTTAATACCAGCTGCTTTTTTT belongs to Buchnera aphidicola (Eriosoma grossulariae) and includes:
- the rpoC gene encoding DNA-directed RNA polymerase subunit beta' codes for the protein MKDLLKFLKSQTKKEEFDAIKIELASPDMIRSWSFGEVKKPETINYRTFKPERDGLFCSRIFGPIKDYECLCGKYKRLKHRGVICEKCGVEVTQSKVRRDRMGHIELASPTAHIWFLKSLPSRIGLLLDMPLRDIERVLYFESYVIVEGGMTNLDKNQILTEEQYLNALEEFGDEFDAKIGAEAIQYLLKNLNLKQECQILRNELGNTNSETKRKKITKRIKLVESFIQSNNKPEWMILTVLPVLPPDLRPLVPLDGGRFATSDLNDLYRRVINRNNRLKRLLDLSAPDIIVRNEKRMLQESVDALLDNGRRGRAITGSNKRPLKSLADMIKGKQGRFRQNLLGKRVDYSGRSVITVGPYLHLHQCGLPKKMALELFKPFIYGKLEVRGLATTIKSAKKMVEREESVVWDVLDEVIREHPVLLNRAPTLHRLGIQAFEPVLIEGKAIQLHPLVCAAYNADFDGDQMAVHVPLTLEAQLEARALMMSTNNILSPANGEPIIVPSQDVVLGLYYMTREKINGKGEGMVLSSPEEAEKSYRTGYTELHSIVKVLITEYKKNKNKKMIPTKKLIQTTIGRSLLWMIVPQGLPFSIVNQVLIKKTISKMLNTCYRILGLKPTVKFADQIMYTGFSYAARSGASVGIDDMVIPLKKSSIIHEAETEVIEIQEQFQSGLVTAGERYNKVIDIWAAANERVATAMMKNLSTEPVLNKNGKIENQISFNSIFMMADSGARGSAAQIRQLAGMRGLMAKPDGSIIETPITANFREGLNVLQYFISTHGARKGLADTALKTANSGYLTRRLVDVAQDLVVTEDDCKTDEGLVMTSLIEGGDVKEPLRERVLGRITAENIFKINSTIILIPKNVLLDEKWCNILENNSIDTIKVRSVVNCETNFGVCAYCYGRDLARGNLVNKGEAIGVIAAQSIGEPGTQLTMRTFHIGGAASRAAAESSVQVKNKGIIKLINAKSVKNSTGKIIITSRNVELRMIDEYGRTKESYKVPYGSIMAKGNGEIVNSGETVAKWDPHTMPVITEVNGFVQFIDMIDGQSIIRQTDELTGLSSIVVLDTSERTTIGKDLRPSLKIVTKTGKDVLIAGTDMPAQYFLPGKSIIQLENGVEIFSGDTIARIPQESGGTKDITGGLPRVADLFEARRPKELAILAEITGIISFGKETKGKRRLVISPVDDNTEPYEEMIPKWRQLNVFEGEKVEKGDVISDGPESPHDILRLRGVQSVTRYIVNEVQEVYRLQGVKINDKHIEVIIRQMLRKATIVHKGDSNFLNGEQLEYSKIKIENKKLEKLNKNIVIFSRDLLGITKASLATDSFISAASFQETTRILTESAVAGKKDKLRGLKENVIVGRLIPAGTGYAYHQKRFNQKIKNNGHNNQNNKQNQQISVEEASASLSELLNSSIIDMNNK
- the rpoB gene encoding DNA-directed RNA polymerase subunit beta, encoding MVYSYTEKKRIRKDFGKRPKVLNIPYLLSIQLDSFKKFIQKNGCNQSGLESAFRSIFPIKSYSGNAELQYVSYRLSNTIFNVKECQIRGITFSSSLRVKLRLIIYEKDTFDLTVKDIKEQEVYMGEIPLMTNNGTFIINGTERVVVSQLHRSPGVFFDSDKGKTHSSGKVLYNARIIPYRGSWLDFEFDPKDHLFVRIDRRRKLPVSIILRALNYNTEEILNIFFEKTKYKIINSNVIEMQLIPERLRGDTASFNIVFDSKIYIEKGRRITAQHIRELKKNNINKIIVPIEYLTGRVVSKEYINLNTKETIISANSILSLENIEKIIQSGYNTIETIFTNDLDHGPYISETLRIDHSKDQLSALVEIYRMMRPGEPPTKEAAEYLFQNLFFSEEKYELSAVGRMKFNRSLSRNNIDGIGVLNKTDIVDVIKKLINIRNGKGEVDDIDHLGNRRIRSVGEMTENQFRIGLIRVERSVKERLSLGDLDTVMPQDIINAKPISAAIKEFFGSSQLSQFMDQNNPLSEITHKRRISALGVGGLTRERAGFEVRDVHPTHYGRVCPIETPEGPNIGLINSLSVYAQTNEYGFLETPYRKVLNNIVTNKIQYLSAIEEGNYIIAQANTNLKSNGEFIDELVTCRNKGESSLFNRNQVQFMDVSNQQIVSVGASLIPFLEHDDANRALMGANMQRQAVPTLISEKPLVGTGMERAVAVDSGVTAVAKRGGIVKYIDSSRIIIQVNEKECHPGEAGIDIYNLTKYTRSNQNTCINQKPCVKTNEFIKIGDVLADGPSTDLGELSLGQNMRVAFMPWNGYNFEDSILISEKIVQKDRFTTIHIQELSCISRDTKLGPEEVTADIPNIGETALSKLDESGVVYIGAEVKGGDILVGKVTPKGETQLTPEEKLLRAIFGEKASDVKDSSLRVPNGVSGTVIDIQIFIREGVKKDKRAVEIEEMQLKQVKKDLKEELKIFESEIFLRIKSLLLESGIEKEKLLSIPKEKWISINLNDKKNHNIFKTLISKYKELKIIFEKKLEDKKRKITQGNDLAPGVLKIVKVYLAVKRQIQPGDKIAGRHGNKGVISKINPVEDMPYDKNGEPIDIVLNPLGVPSRMNIGQILETHLGMAAKGIGDKINNMINNHKTILELRQFMQKAYDIGNNIRQKVNLSSFSDAEISCLAKNLRHGMPISTPVFDGAEENEIKQLLKLADLPSSGQIILFDGRTGEQFERPVTVGYMYMLKLNHLVDDKMHARSTGSYSLITQQPLGGKAQFGGQRFGEMEVWALEAYGASYTLQEMLTVKSDDVNGRTKMYKNIVDGNHQMEPGMPESFNVLLKEIRSLGINIELEDE
- the rplL gene encoding 50S ribosomal protein L7/L12; this encodes MLITKEQIIEAISNMSVMNVIELVSEMEKKFGVSANLSINTQSNNTIEKEEKTEFNVFLKSIGSNKVSIIKAVRSATGLGLKESKDLVESAPTIIKENISKEDADNLKKILETAGAEVEIQ
- the rplJ gene encoding 50S ribosomal protein L10 — encoded protein: MALNLQEKKKIVLKIHKIANIALSAVIADSRGIKANQITELRKDARKIGVKISIVQNTLLNLAIKKTNFECLQKFLTGPSFIGYSLDHPGSAIRLFKDFSKKNIKFKITNAVFEKKILTDAQIDQLANMPTYKESIMHLLFIIKESAAGKMIRVLSNLSDKKNNLKSF
- the rplA gene encoding 50S ribosomal protein L1 produces the protein MKKPTKRMQLIHKIINIKKKYNIDDGIKILKEIPSVKFIESVDIAVNLGIDPKKTDQNVRGSIVLPHGIGRLIRVAVFTQGDNIKIAKKAGADFIGMNDLCEQIKKNGINFDVVIASPDAITTVSKIGSILGPRGLMPNLKLGTITEDLKNAINNAKSGQIRFRNDKYGILHTTIGKINFTAQNLKNNFITFLEKLKKLKPNQSKGLFIKKIILSTTMGVSIIIDPYIIN